The Alkalilimnicola sp. S0819 genome includes a region encoding these proteins:
- a CDS encoding 2-isopropylmalate synthase, translated as MSDKEKLIIFDTTLRDGEQSPGASMTREEKVRIARALERLRVDVIEAGFPAASNGDFESVQAVARTVRESIVCGLARAREADIARAGEALRDAAAGRIHTFIATSPIHMKMKLQLEPDEVVEQAVRSVKQARQLTDDVEFSPEDAGRSEFDFLCRILEAVIDAGARTVNIPDTVGYNLPDQFGGLIRRLRENVPNADKAVWSVHCHNDLGVAVANSLSAVLNGARQVECTINGLGERAGNAALEELVMAVRTRQDVFPCKTDINAQEIVPTSRLVSNITGFAVQPNKAIVGANAFAHESGIHQDGVLKHRETYEIMRAEDVGWGANRMVLGKHSGRNAFRSRLQELGVAFDSEEQLNEAFVRFKDLADKKHEIFDEDLQALVSEATWSLENERVRLQSLRVCSETGERPEAELVLSVDGEERRAKAAGSGPVDAAFRAIDQILQSGTELLLYAVNNITSGTDSQGEVSVRVEKAGRVVNGQGSDTDIVIASAKAYLNALNKVMQGAERTHPQVDGV; from the coding sequence GAGCGATAAAGAGAAACTGATCATTTTCGACACCACGCTGCGCGATGGCGAGCAGAGCCCTGGTGCCTCCATGACCAGGGAGGAGAAGGTCCGCATCGCCCGCGCCCTGGAGCGCCTGCGGGTGGATGTGATCGAGGCCGGCTTCCCCGCCGCCAGCAATGGGGACTTCGAATCCGTGCAGGCGGTGGCGCGCACGGTGCGCGAGAGCATCGTCTGCGGCCTGGCCCGTGCCCGCGAGGCGGATATCGCCCGTGCCGGCGAGGCCCTGCGAGATGCTGCAGCCGGGCGCATCCACACCTTCATCGCCACCTCGCCGATCCACATGAAGATGAAGCTCCAGCTGGAGCCGGACGAGGTGGTGGAGCAGGCGGTGCGCTCGGTGAAGCAGGCCCGCCAGCTCACCGACGATGTGGAATTTTCCCCCGAGGATGCCGGTCGCTCCGAATTCGATTTCCTGTGCCGGATTCTGGAAGCGGTGATCGACGCCGGGGCGCGCACCGTCAACATTCCCGATACCGTGGGCTATAACCTGCCCGACCAGTTCGGCGGCTTGATCCGCCGCCTGCGCGAGAATGTGCCCAATGCGGACAAGGCGGTCTGGTCGGTGCATTGCCACAACGACCTGGGCGTGGCGGTGGCCAACTCCCTGTCCGCGGTGCTGAACGGCGCGCGCCAGGTGGAGTGCACCATCAACGGGCTGGGTGAGCGGGCCGGCAATGCGGCGCTGGAAGAGCTGGTGATGGCGGTGCGCACCCGTCAGGACGTGTTTCCCTGCAAGACCGACATCAACGCTCAAGAGATCGTGCCCACCTCCCGGCTGGTCTCCAATATCACCGGCTTCGCCGTGCAGCCCAACAAGGCCATCGTCGGTGCCAATGCCTTCGCCCACGAATCCGGCATTCATCAGGACGGGGTGCTCAAACACCGCGAGACCTACGAAATCATGCGCGCCGAGGATGTGGGCTGGGGCGCGAACCGCATGGTGTTGGGCAAGCACTCGGGTCGCAACGCGTTCCGCAGCCGCCTGCAGGAGCTGGGTGTGGCCTTCGATTCGGAAGAGCAGCTCAACGAGGCTTTCGTGCGCTTCAAGGACCTGGCCGACAAGAAGCACGAGATCTTTGACGAGGACCTGCAGGCCCTGGTGAGCGAGGCCACCTGGTCGCTGGAGAACGAGCGGGTGCGCCTGCAGTCACTGCGCGTGTGCTCCGAGACCGGCGAGCGCCCGGAGGCCGAGTTGGTCCTGTCGGTGGACGGCGAGGAGCGTCGGGCCAAGGCCGCGGGCAGCGGCCCGGTGGATGCGGCTTTCCGAGCCATCGACCAGATCCTGCAAAGCGGCACCGAACTGCTGCTCTATGCCGTGAACAACATCACCAGCGGCACCGATTCCCAGGGCGAGGTGAGCGTACGGGTGGAGAAAGCCGGGCGCGTGGTCAACGGGCAGGGTTCCGATACCGATATCGTCATCGCCTCGGCCAAGGCCTATCTGAACGCCTTGAACAAGGTCATGCAGGGCGCCGAACGCACCCATCCGCAGGTGGACGGGGTCTGA